The following proteins come from a genomic window of Clostridia bacterium:
- a CDS encoding serine hydroxymethyltransferase: MNKDFIDKEATKVKHLMQVDPEIAKVLEQERKRQNDKIELIASENFVSPAVMEAQGSVLTNKYAEGYPGKRYYGGCEFVDIAEDLARERAKQLFGADHANVQPHSGANANTGVYLAVLKPGDTVLGMNLAHGGHLTHGSPVNISGLYYNFVAYGVDEKTQTINYDMVREQAKKHRPKLIVAGASAYPRVIDFKIFREIADEVGALFMVDMAHIAGLVATGLHPNPVPYADFVTSTTHKTLRGPRGGLILCKEEHAKAIDKAIFPGLQGGPLMHVIAAKAVAFKEALSPEFKTYMEQVVKNAKALAENLMNKGLNLVSGGTDNHLMLVDVRSRRVTGKEAEHRLDDIGITVNKNAIPFDPESPFVTSGIRIGTPACTTRGFKEKEMAEIAAIIDVTLSEAYEQEKANLRAKVADICARFPLYADLA, from the coding sequence ATGAATAAGGACTTTATTGACAAGGAGGCTACAAAAGTGAAACACCTGATGCAAGTGGATCCGGAAATCGCCAAGGTTCTGGAACAGGAAAGGAAAAGGCAAAATGACAAGATCGAGCTGATTGCGTCGGAAAACTTTGTTTCTCCAGCCGTGATGGAAGCTCAAGGTTCCGTGTTGACGAACAAATATGCCGAAGGTTATCCCGGTAAGCGGTATTACGGCGGCTGTGAGTTTGTCGATATCGCGGAAGACCTGGCCAGGGAAAGAGCCAAGCAGCTGTTTGGTGCCGACCATGCCAACGTGCAGCCCCATTCCGGTGCCAACGCCAACACCGGCGTTTACTTGGCAGTGCTGAAGCCCGGCGATACAGTGCTGGGGATGAACTTAGCCCATGGCGGTCACCTAACCCATGGCAGCCCCGTGAATATTTCCGGTCTCTATTATAACTTTGTCGCTTACGGGGTAGACGAAAAAACGCAAACCATCAATTACGATATGGTGCGGGAGCAAGCCAAAAAGCATCGTCCCAAGCTCATTGTGGCCGGGGCCAGTGCCTATCCGAGAGTAATCGATTTCAAGATCTTCCGGGAGATTGCCGACGAAGTTGGCGCTTTGTTCATGGTGGATATGGCCCACATCGCCGGTTTGGTGGCGACCGGGCTGCATCCCAACCCGGTTCCTTATGCGGATTTTGTGACTTCCACCACCCACAAAACCTTGCGGGGACCCAGGGGTGGCCTCATCCTTTGCAAAGAGGAACATGCCAAGGCTATTGACAAGGCGATTTTCCCCGGACTGCAGGGAGGCCCCTTAATGCACGTAATCGCGGCGAAAGCCGTTGCTTTTAAAGAAGCGTTAAGTCCTGAGTTCAAGACTTATATGGAGCAAGTGGTGAAGAATGCCAAAGCCCTGGCGGAGAACTTAATGAACAAAGGCCTTAACCTGGTTTCCGGCGGCACGGATAACCACCTGATGCTGGTGGATGTACGCTCTCGGCGGGTGACGGGGAAAGAAGCAGAGCATCGTCTTGACGATATCGGCATTACCGTTAACAAGAATGCCATTCCTTTCGATCCCGAATCCCCGTTTGTCACTAGCGGTATCCGCATCGGTACACCGGCTTGCACCACCCGCGGCTTCAAGGAAAAGGAAATGGCAGAGATTGCGGCTATCATCGACGTTACCTTATCGGAGGCTTATGAGCAAGAAAAGGCAAACCTCCGTGCCAAAGTCGCCGACATCTGTGCC
- a CDS encoding XdhC family protein: protein MDKEILQVLTSMTTGEKVALATIIGTKGSTPRQKGVSFLVFADGRTVGTIGGGCGEAEVKKAALMAMDQGRMKIHQVDMTADIAADEGMVCGGMMDVVIEPVPDPEPFRLMAACQEKNETVYSCLVVQGDPGLLGKRAVYDAAGSYLGGTPVLDRLQPDWLLDEPQLVEAPNGNRLFIQPIVPPHTLLILGGGYIAQALAAMAAYLDFEIAVVDDRPDFANTRLFPRAQVICSSFAQALREYPITGSTYVVIVTRGHRYDAECLRQVITSPAAYIGLIGSRRRTRLLFDQLEEEGYAREDLNKVKTPIGLDIGGETPAEIAVSILAEIIWHRRKGKKINK from the coding sequence ATGGACAAGGAAATTCTCCAGGTATTAACAAGCATGACGACGGGGGAAAAAGTCGCGTTAGCCACCATCATCGGTACTAAGGGCTCAACCCCGCGGCAAAAAGGAGTCTCCTTCTTGGTTTTTGCCGACGGCAGAACCGTGGGGACCATTGGCGGCGGGTGTGGGGAAGCGGAGGTCAAGAAGGCAGCCTTGATGGCTATGGACCAGGGCCGTATGAAGATCCATCAGGTGGATATGACTGCAGATATTGCCGCCGATGAAGGCATGGTTTGCGGCGGCATGATGGATGTGGTGATTGAACCGGTGCCGGACCCGGAACCGTTTCGTTTAATGGCAGCTTGCCAGGAGAAAAATGAGACAGTCTATTCATGTCTGGTGGTACAAGGAGATCCGGGTTTGTTAGGGAAAAGAGCCGTGTACGATGCTGCCGGCTCGTACCTGGGGGGGACACCGGTACTGGACCGGTTGCAGCCTGACTGGCTGCTGGATGAACCGCAATTGGTAGAGGCGCCTAACGGTAACCGGCTCTTTATCCAGCCTATTGTCCCGCCGCATACTCTCTTAATTCTGGGAGGAGGGTATATTGCTCAGGCCCTGGCGGCCATGGCAGCTTACTTGGATTTTGAAATTGCCGTGGTGGATGACCGGCCGGACTTTGCCAACACCAGGCTTTTCCCCCGGGCCCAGGTGATCTGCAGCAGTTTTGCCCAGGCTTTAAGGGAGTATCCTATTACCGGCTCCACTTATGTAGTCATTGTCACCAGGGGGCACCGCTATGATGCCGAGTGCTTGCGCCAAGTGATCACTTCCCCGGCGGCTTATATAGGTTTGATTGGCAGCCGCCGCCGGACCAGGTTACTGTTCGATCAGCTGGAAGAGGAAGGCTATGCACGGGAGGACCTGAACAAAGTGAAGACGCCCATCGGATTGGATATCGGAGGCGAAACTCCGGCCGAAATAGCGGTCAGCATCTTGGCGGAAATCATCTGGCATCGCCGTAAAGGGAAAAAAATAAACAAATGA
- a CDS encoding EF2563 family selenium-dependent molybdenum hydroxylase system protein codes for MLVLIKGAGDIASGIGLRLWRSGFKVVMTEIPQPTVIRRKVAFAEAVYEGTTEVEGVKACLAGDSLEAKKLLEDGLIPVLVDPQAGCCRELAPEVIVDATLAKKNLGTFRGQAPLVIGCGPGFTAGEDVDLVIETMRGHYLGRVIRQGSALPNTGVPGSIAGYGAERVLRATGDGVFEAVREIGDLVHEGEVVALAGGEPVRAGISGVLRGILRSGLAVHRGMKVGDVDPRGRVEYCFTVSEKALAIGGGVLEGILGHLASKR; via the coding sequence ATGTTGGTCTTGATTAAAGGTGCAGGAGATATTGCCAGCGGCATCGGTTTAAGATTATGGCGGAGCGGCTTTAAGGTGGTGATGACCGAGATCCCCCAACCGACGGTCATCCGCCGTAAAGTAGCTTTCGCCGAGGCGGTTTACGAAGGAACAACGGAGGTCGAAGGAGTTAAGGCCTGCCTCGCCGGGGACAGTCTGGAGGCGAAAAAACTATTGGAGGACGGCTTGATCCCCGTGCTGGTGGACCCGCAAGCCGGTTGCTGCCGGGAATTGGCGCCGGAAGTGATTGTAGATGCCACTTTGGCCAAGAAAAACCTGGGTACTTTCAGGGGACAAGCTCCCCTGGTGATCGGCTGTGGGCCTGGCTTTACCGCCGGGGAAGACGTGGACCTGGTCATTGAGACCATGCGGGGCCATTATTTAGGCCGGGTCATCCGCCAAGGCAGCGCTCTCCCGAATACCGGGGTGCCGGGATCCATTGCAGGTTATGGCGCGGAGCGCGTGCTAAGAGCAACTGGGGACGGGGTCTTTGAAGCGGTGCGGGAAATCGGTGATCTGGTGCATGAGGGTGAAGTGGTGGCCTTAGCCGGCGGCGAACCGGTGCGTGCCGGGATCAGCGGTGTGCTGCGGGGTATCCTGCGCAGCGGTTTAGCGGTGCACCGGGGCATGAAAGTAGGAGATGTGGACCCCAGGGGAAGAGTGGAATACTGTTTTACGGTTTCGGAAAAAGCTTTGGCTATCGGCGGTGGAGTCCTGGAAGGGATTCTGGGGCATCTTGCCAGCAAAAGGTAA
- a CDS encoding nucleotidyltransferase family protein — translation MIATLILAAGRGERMGRLKQLLPWGRNVLLGQTISIYRQAGAGPVLVVVGHAKERIMAQLAGLDVIWVENKAYGQGMSSSLKAGVQALPEEAEAVLLALGDMPLIKTETVRHITRVFYERRSSIIVPTFQGRSGHPVLMAKELFPRLLNVSADVGARQVIRDNPHLVCYLPVEDPGILIDVDEPEAYEKLRPEEEDVADVGLD, via the coding sequence ATGATAGCCACCCTCATCCTGGCGGCCGGACGAGGTGAACGAATGGGGAGGCTGAAGCAACTCCTGCCCTGGGGCAGGAATGTGCTGTTAGGCCAAACGATAAGTATCTACCGGCAGGCCGGAGCCGGACCTGTCTTGGTAGTGGTTGGGCACGCCAAGGAACGAATTATGGCCCAACTGGCCGGTTTAGATGTTATTTGGGTGGAGAATAAAGCTTACGGCCAGGGAATGAGCTCTTCCCTCAAAGCCGGCGTACAGGCACTGCCGGAGGAGGCGGAAGCGGTTTTACTTGCCCTGGGAGACATGCCCCTGATCAAGACTGAAACCGTCCGGCACATCACCAGGGTCTTTTATGAGCGGCGGTCCTCCATTATTGTGCCGACTTTTCAGGGAAGATCCGGTCATCCTGTGTTGATGGCGAAGGAACTCTTCCCCCGGTTGTTGAATGTTTCGGCTGATGTGGGCGCCAGGCAGGTGATCAGAGATAACCCCCATCTAGTGTGCTATTTACCGGTGGAGGATCCAGGCATACTAATTGATGTAGATGAACCGGAGGCGTACGAAAAGCTTCGACCGGAAGAGGAGGATGTGGCAGATGTTGGTCTTGATTAA
- the yqeC gene encoding putative selenium-dependent hydroxylase accessory protein YqeC produces the protein MAVIHAGQQKGFLLDAIEGREAKVISVVGGGGKTSTIKRLAGEFNAVHREVIVTTTTRLAASEGLSFAHRLLLRNLPEGEWLEKPGLPNCDLLLLGAEIDAGKLKGVRPQEIDLVHRRFPHKHVLVEADGSAKKPFKVPASHEPVVPSSTELVIVIVGAWAFGLPVLPEYIHRAQLVAEFAGVSLGSPLTAEVAAKALLHPDSYPKSLPEGAEMVVIINGVNGANGENARRFARQLRARGIKKVLLANVSQEPPVNEVIV, from the coding sequence TTGGCAGTGATTCATGCAGGGCAGCAAAAAGGTTTCTTGCTTGATGCCATAGAAGGCAGGGAGGCGAAAGTTATCAGTGTGGTAGGTGGCGGGGGTAAGACTTCCACCATTAAACGCCTGGCCGGGGAATTCAATGCCGTGCACCGGGAGGTCATTGTCACCACCACCACCAGGTTGGCCGCCAGTGAAGGTTTGTCCTTTGCCCACCGGCTGTTGCTCCGCAATTTGCCGGAAGGGGAGTGGTTAGAGAAACCAGGGTTACCCAACTGCGATTTGCTGCTCTTGGGGGCGGAAATTGATGCGGGGAAGTTGAAGGGGGTTCGCCCCCAAGAGATAGATCTGGTACACCGGCGATTTCCCCACAAGCATGTGCTGGTGGAGGCGGACGGATCGGCGAAAAAGCCTTTTAAAGTGCCCGCATCCCATGAGCCGGTGGTACCCTCTTCTACGGAACTAGTGATTGTGATTGTGGGTGCTTGGGCTTTCGGGTTGCCGGTGCTGCCGGAATACATCCACCGGGCCCAGCTGGTGGCGGAATTCGCCGGGGTCAGTTTAGGCAGCCCGTTAACAGCGGAAGTGGCGGCAAAGGCCCTATTGCATCCTGACAGTTATCCCAAATCCCTGCCGGAGGGAGCGGAGATGGTCGTCATCATCAACGGGGTGAACGGCGCTAATGGGGAAAACGCCAGGCGCTTTGCCCGGCAGCTCAGGGCAAGGGGCATCAAAAAGGTGCTGCTGGCCAATGTCAGCCAGGAACCGCCCGTCAATGAGGTGATCGTATGA
- the sdaAA gene encoding L-serine ammonia-lyase, iron-sulfur-dependent, subunit alpha translates to MHLASVKEIIEQAKSRGAKISTIVIEAEMEETGRSRDDICQQMDSHWSVMVAAMERGLHEQVRSKSGLTGGDAYKLFHVKDKSKYVSGIPVMDAVARAIAVAEVNAAMGKIVAAPTAGSCGVLPAVLYTIGKQLGKSREDIVAALFTAAGVGTVVGAKAFISGAAGGCQAEVGTASCMAAVAGVELAGGDPEQAGHAGAIALKNVLGLVCDPVAGLVEVPCIKRNAMGTANALIAVDMALAGIKSVIPIDDAISAMREVGLSLPVSLKETARGGLANTPCARQLEKELNLGDFS, encoded by the coding sequence GTGCATCTAGCTTCAGTTAAAGAAATCATCGAACAAGCCAAAAGCAGGGGAGCAAAGATTTCCACCATTGTCATAGAAGCGGAAATGGAGGAGACGGGTCGAAGCCGGGATGATATTTGCCAACAGATGGATTCCCATTGGTCGGTCATGGTGGCGGCCATGGAACGGGGCCTGCATGAACAGGTTCGTTCCAAGAGCGGGCTGACGGGTGGAGATGCTTATAAACTGTTTCATGTGAAGGACAAATCAAAATATGTCTCCGGGATACCGGTGATGGACGCCGTGGCCAGGGCCATCGCCGTAGCCGAAGTCAACGCTGCTATGGGCAAGATTGTGGCGGCTCCCACCGCCGGGTCCTGCGGGGTCTTGCCGGCTGTATTGTATACCATTGGGAAACAGCTGGGCAAAAGCCGGGAAGACATTGTGGCTGCCTTGTTCACCGCCGCCGGGGTTGGTACGGTGGTCGGGGCGAAAGCCTTTATTTCCGGTGCAGCCGGCGGGTGCCAGGCGGAAGTAGGCACGGCTTCCTGTATGGCCGCTGTCGCCGGTGTGGAACTGGCCGGCGGTGATCCGGAACAAGCCGGCCATGCCGGCGCCATTGCTTTGAAAAATGTGTTAGGTTTGGTTTGTGATCCGGTGGCCGGTTTGGTGGAAGTGCCTTGTATTAAAAGAAATGCCATGGGTACTGCCAATGCTTTGATTGCCGTTGATATGGCGCTGGCCGGTATTAAAAGCGTCATTCCCATTGATGATGCTATCTCTGCCATGCGGGAAGTGGGCTTATCCCTACCCGTGAGTTTAAAAGAAACGGCCCGAGGCGGCCTGGCTAATACCCCTTGTGCCCGTCAATTGGAAAAGGAGCTCAATCTCGGAGATTTTTCTTAA
- the sdaAB gene encoding L-serine ammonia-lyase, iron-sulfur-dependent, subunit beta: MFLKRRRFNGYWIRRFVLSVYWRKVKKLLGVFDIVGPVMIGPSSSHTAGAVRLGRMAVAVLNAPPVEAEIYLHGSFAQTGRGHGTDLALVAGILGMKTDDEHIVHAMEIAAQRGVKISIGTTDLGIAHPNSVKIVVKDKTGRERTIIGSSVGGGNILVTQINNFKVKLTGEYYTVCAIYKDQLGMIAKVSQLLADNKINIAQMKVSREGKGGQTLMVVETDMPIPPDVVTAIRNLEEIEQAFILKPVKD; the protein is encoded by the coding sequence ATGTTCTTGAAGAGGCGGCGGTTCAATGGATATTGGATTCGCCGCTTCGTGTTGTCTGTATATTGGAGGAAGGTGAAGAAATTGCTAGGCGTATTTGACATTGTGGGACCCGTGATGATCGGTCCATCCAGCTCCCACACTGCAGGCGCGGTGCGGCTGGGCCGGATGGCGGTGGCCGTTTTAAATGCACCGCCGGTAGAGGCAGAGATCTACTTGCATGGTTCCTTTGCCCAGACCGGTAGAGGGCACGGGACCGATTTAGCCCTAGTGGCCGGCATCTTGGGGATGAAAACCGATGATGAGCATATTGTGCACGCGATGGAAATCGCCGCCCAAAGAGGAGTGAAAATTTCCATCGGTACCACGGATTTGGGGATAGCTCATCCCAATTCAGTTAAAATAGTGGTAAAGGATAAGACCGGGCGGGAGCGGACCATAATCGGTTCCTCCGTTGGCGGGGGCAACATCCTGGTCACTCAGATTAATAATTTTAAAGTGAAGCTGACCGGTGAGTATTACACAGTATGTGCCATCTACAAGGACCAGTTGGGCATGATCGCTAAAGTATCCCAATTGCTGGCGGACAATAAGATTAATATCGCCCAGATGAAGGTTTCCCGGGAGGGGAAAGGTGGGCAAACCCTCATGGTGGTCGAGACCGATATGCCCATTCCTCCCGATGTGGTAACGGCCATCCGCAATTTAGAAGAGATTGAACAGGCCTTTATCCTGAAACCCGTGAAAGATTAA
- a CDS encoding pyridoxal-phosphate dependent enzyme yields MSSKKIPFGPTYEEMLHPEKIDPSVRQKALKALKEDEFDPINLFNITWKDENNQVRKIVLPKEMTGVEANIVVLLGRDFPSGSHKVGPAYATLIEGCVDGTIIPGEHTILGPSTGNFGIGTAYICNLMGYKAVVIMPDNMSKERYERIKRYGAELDLTPGTESDVILTLQRTHELAKDPKNRALAQFELMPNYRFHRYVTGNSAIEAVQGVGNGRIACFVSAPGSAGTIGAGDEIKKAFPECKVVALEPYECATLAFGGRGQHRIEGIGDKMCTLIHNVLNTDFVALIHDDDCVKGLKIIHDSPDTLVKFGVDRDVAESMRELFGVSGLCNILGAIKMAKYLRLGPDDNVVTIATDSFDRYNSVLEDLERRYLETEEFVLERWFKDIFLGMGEQHIYDFRSKKAKEQLFKQKEMDWLPFGYSKEYIDSMRDQAFWDEEYNKIFEYNKKIEEMRK; encoded by the coding sequence ATGAGTAGCAAAAAAATTCCATTTGGTCCAACTTATGAGGAGATGCTGCACCCGGAAAAGATTGATCCGAGTGTCAGGCAGAAAGCCTTGAAGGCCTTAAAGGAAGATGAGTTTGATCCGATTAACCTGTTCAATATTACTTGGAAAGATGAAAACAATCAGGTAAGAAAAATAGTTTTGCCTAAGGAAATGACCGGTGTTGAGGCCAACATCGTGGTGCTACTGGGTAGGGATTTTCCTTCCGGTTCCCACAAAGTAGGTCCCGCCTATGCCACCTTGATCGAGGGCTGTGTTGACGGTACCATTATTCCGGGCGAACATACCATTTTAGGTCCTTCCACAGGCAACTTCGGCATCGGTACCGCTTATATCTGTAACTTAATGGGTTATAAAGCCGTTGTGATCATGCCGGATAACATGAGTAAAGAAAGATATGAGCGGATCAAGAGATACGGTGCGGAACTAGATTTGACACCGGGTACGGAATCCGATGTGATCCTGACCTTGCAGAGAACCCATGAATTGGCCAAGGACCCGAAAAACAGAGCCCTGGCTCAATTTGAATTGATGCCCAACTATCGTTTCCACCGTTATGTAACAGGTAATTCCGCCATCGAAGCGGTGCAGGGCGTCGGCAACGGGCGGATTGCTTGCTTCGTGTCGGCTCCCGGTTCGGCCGGAACCATCGGTGCCGGGGACGAAATCAAGAAAGCTTTCCCCGAGTGTAAAGTAGTGGCCCTGGAGCCCTATGAATGTGCTACTTTGGCCTTTGGCGGCCGCGGCCAGCACCGGATTGAAGGGATTGGGGACAAGATGTGCACCCTGATCCATAACGTCCTCAACACTGACTTTGTGGCTTTAATCCATGACGATGATTGCGTCAAGGGATTGAAGATCATCCATGACAGCCCGGATACCCTGGTGAAATTTGGCGTGGATCGCGACGTGGCGGAAAGCATGAGGGAGCTGTTCGGTGTGTCAGGGCTGTGCAACATTTTGGGAGCCATTAAGATGGCTAAATACCTGCGCCTCGGTCCCGATGACAACGTGGTCACCATCGCCACCGACAGTTTCGACCGTTACAATTCTGTGCTGGAAGACCTGGAGCGTCGCTACCTGGAGACGGAGGAATTCGTCTTGGAGCGCTGGTTTAAGGATATCTTCCTGGGCATGGGCGAGCAGCATATCTACGATTTCCGGTCGAAGAAGGCCAAGGAACAACTCTTCAAGCAAAAAGAAATGGATTGGCTGCCCTTTGGTTACAGCAAGGAATACATCGATTCCATGCGGGACCAAGCTTTCTGGGATGAAGAATACAACAAGATCTTCGAATACAACAAGAAAATTGAAGAAATGCGTAAATAG